A window from Pseudomonas frederiksbergensis encodes these proteins:
- a CDS encoding molecular chaperone — MRLKVAAFTALAACFWLPQLQAGVNVGTTRVVYQGKDKEANLSLANTDDDSPYLVQSWISPYDNRDTSADEFIVTPPLFRLDAKSQNILRIIATNVQNLPGDRESLFFVNVKAIPAVSAEQHSQNVLQIALKTTIKLFYRPENLKGSLKDAVDQLQWSVDDGKLSVRNRSGFNVVVSEVLVNNTINKDLPEVIKPVSTLQSAQALKTGDTIVLSYINEYGSTVKAAPVTVH, encoded by the coding sequence ATGCGCTTAAAAGTTGCGGCCTTTACGGCTCTGGCGGCGTGTTTTTGGTTGCCCCAGCTTCAGGCGGGCGTCAACGTGGGCACCACACGCGTGGTTTATCAAGGTAAAGACAAAGAGGCGAATCTCTCTCTGGCCAACACCGATGATGATTCTCCTTATTTGGTTCAGTCTTGGATAAGTCCTTATGATAATCGCGATACCAGTGCCGATGAGTTTATTGTTACTCCGCCGCTGTTCAGGCTCGATGCGAAAAGTCAGAACATTCTGCGAATAATCGCGACCAACGTACAGAACTTGCCTGGCGACAGGGAGAGTCTGTTCTTTGTCAACGTCAAGGCTATCCCGGCGGTGAGCGCCGAGCAGCACAGTCAGAACGTACTGCAGATTGCATTGAAAACAACGATCAAGCTTTTTTATCGCCCGGAAAACTTGAAGGGGTCACTGAAGGATGCTGTTGATCAACTGCAGTGGAGCGTTGATGATGGCAAACTTAGTGTTCGTAATCGCTCAGGTTTTAATGTGGTGGTGAGTGAGGTATTGGTTAATAACACTATTAACAAAGATTTGCCTGAGGTCATTAAGCCAGTTAGTACGCTGCAGTCCGCACAAGCACTTAAAACGGGCGATACAATTGTACTGAGTTACATAAATGAATACGGCAGCACCGTCAAGGCAGCCCCCGTTACAGTTCACTGA
- a CDS encoding fimbrial protein: MVKNICKCTALCGSSLLILMAAVSAQASDGQVEFTGSINDNACTISTENVKKSVDLGQVRVGDFANTVGATAGSVPFSISLENCSSATLKNAAITFRGQQSSSDPTILGMTGANQVAGVGIQINDARTGAKLPLNTASTDYVLRPQSNTFDFTASYVRLVADTEGADGKPGVRGIGTGQVNALASFDVTYK, translated from the coding sequence ATGGTTAAGAATATCTGTAAATGCACCGCTCTGTGTGGTTCCTCATTGTTGATCCTGATGGCCGCCGTCAGTGCACAAGCATCGGACGGCCAAGTTGAATTCACGGGTTCGATCAATGACAACGCTTGTACCATCAGTACCGAGAATGTGAAGAAGTCGGTTGATTTGGGGCAGGTCCGCGTGGGGGACTTCGCCAACACGGTCGGTGCCACCGCTGGATCCGTTCCGTTTTCAATCTCGCTGGAAAACTGCAGCAGTGCCACATTGAAAAATGCGGCGATCACCTTCCGCGGACAGCAATCGTCTTCCGATCCAACGATCCTGGGCATGACCGGTGCCAATCAGGTAGCGGGGGTCGGTATTCAAATCAACGATGCCCGCACCGGAGCCAAACTACCACTCAACACCGCCAGCACGGATTACGTGTTGCGCCCGCAGTCCAATACCTTTGATTTCACCGCATCTTATGTGCGCCTGGTTGCAGACACAGAGGGTGCTGATGGTAAGCCTGGTGTTCGCGGTATCGGCACCGGCCAGGTAAATGCACTGGCCAGTTTCGATGTGACCTACAAGTAA
- a CDS encoding cation diffusion facilitator family transporter encodes MSNRVEQTMLKQSTALMFAVAIAAIITGFFSGSQSILFDGFFSLVATFIKVLMLITAKLIAKESNQRFQFGFWHLEPMVLLIEGSFLLLIAIYAFLSGMFGIVNGGREVELSIVIPFAAVLSVVCLGYFFYVRYRNRTLKSSLIQFDNISWLVDAMLSIGLLVSFLTALVLKSQGYGAWAAYVDPSVLILLGLSMLAPALKILRPALRDVLGIVPDQLDEKVRRVMDEVKANQGFSEYVSYVQKHGRARFIEIHVVLPMDYQLQDVGKLDALREQISAKLGKPDTTRWLTICFTGDRKWIA; translated from the coding sequence GTGAGTAACCGTGTTGAGCAGACAATGCTCAAACAATCGACCGCTCTGATGTTTGCTGTGGCAATTGCCGCTATCATCACGGGGTTTTTTTCTGGCTCCCAATCGATTTTGTTCGATGGGTTTTTTTCGTTGGTCGCAACCTTCATCAAAGTTCTAATGCTGATCACCGCCAAGTTGATTGCCAAGGAAAGCAACCAGCGCTTCCAGTTTGGCTTCTGGCACCTGGAGCCGATGGTACTGCTCATCGAAGGCAGCTTTCTGTTATTGATTGCAATTTACGCCTTCCTCAGCGGTATGTTCGGCATAGTCAATGGTGGGCGCGAGGTCGAATTGAGCATCGTGATCCCTTTTGCGGCAGTACTTAGCGTCGTCTGTTTGGGCTATTTCTTCTACGTCCGCTATCGCAATCGTACGTTGAAATCTTCGCTGATCCAGTTCGACAATATCAGTTGGCTGGTGGATGCAATGCTTTCGATCGGCTTGCTGGTTAGCTTTCTCACCGCGTTGGTGCTCAAGTCGCAAGGCTATGGCGCATGGGCCGCTTACGTCGATCCATCTGTCCTGATCCTGTTGGGGCTGAGCATGCTCGCGCCGGCGCTTAAGATCTTAAGGCCAGCGTTACGCGATGTACTTGGGATCGTCCCCGATCAGCTAGATGAAAAAGTTCGCCGAGTGATGGACGAGGTTAAAGCTAATCAGGGTTTTTCCGAATACGTCTCGTATGTTCAGAAGCATGGACGTGCGCGGTTTATCGAAATTCATGTAGTGTTGCCGATGGATTATCAATTGCAGGATGTGGGAAAGCTAGATGCACTCAGGGAACAGATTTCCGCCAAGCTTGGCAAGCCAGACACAACACGATGGTTGACCATCTGTTTTACCGGAGATCGAAAGTGGATTGCCTGA